In Candidatus Manganitrophus noduliformans, the genomic stretch CCTCTACAGCCCGACCCACCCGGACGTCGAGTGCCCTCGAACACTCACCTATCGCTTCGAGGAAAAACCGCCCCGGTTGGTCAAAGAGGAGCCCCCTTCCCCTGAGCCCCCCCCATCGTGAGAAAAACCTGCGATTGACTCCTTTTACGAATTGGCTTATACACAAGTGCAGCGCCGGCCTTTGAAATCGCCTTCATGAGGGCCGGCGCCGAAAACCGTCGCATGAAAAGGAGAGGATCGAATGGCAGCGTCCGTCCATGAATTCAAGGCCCGCGCGATCACCGGCGAGGAAATCCCGCTCGACCGGTACAAGGGGAAAGCGCTTCTGATCGTCAATACCGCCAGCGCGTGCGGCTACACCCCGCAATACGCGGGGCTCGAGGCGCTTCACAAAAAATATCAAGACCGGGGCTTTGCGGTCCTCGGCTTCCCCTGCAACCAGTTCGGAAAACAAGAGCCGGGGAGCGAGGCGGAGATCCAAGCGTTCTGCAAGAAAAACTACGGGGTGACCTTCCCGATGTTCGCCAAGGTCGATGTCAACGGCGATCAGGCGCATCCCCTTTTTGATTATCTCAAAAAGGCGCTTCCCGGCCTCCTCGGCACCGAGCCGATCAAATGGAACTTCACCAAATTCTTGATCGACAAGGGGGGCAAGCCGATCGAGCGCTTCGCGCCGGCAACCAAGCCGGAGTCGATCGAAAAAGAGGTCGAGAGGCTTCTTTAATCGGGAGGGAGGAATCGGAGATGGAACGGCTGTTGAGGGTTGAAGACAGGTTCAACCGAACATGAGAAAAATCATCATCGGGGTGATGGGGCCGGGGGAGCGGGCGCGGGAGGATCACGTTCGGAACGCCTTTGAACTGGGACGGCTCATTGCGCAAGAAGGGTGGGTGACGCTCACCGGCGGCCGAAACGCCGGGGTGATGGAGGCCGCCAGCCTCGGGGCGAAAGAGGCCGGCGGACTCACCCTTGGGATTCTACCGACGCGGGATCGGAACCTGATTTCAGTCGCCGTCGACATTCCGATCATCACCGACATGGGGAGCGCGCGAAACAACATCAACGCTCTCACCAGCGACCTGATCATCGCCTGCGGCCTGGGAACCGGGACCGCTTCCGAAGTCGCGCTCGCGCTGAAAGCGAACACGCCGGTGATCCTCCTGACCGAGAACGAGGAGGGAAAGCGCTTCTTCAAAGCGCTGAAGCCGAAGTTGGTCTTTATCGCGAAGGAGCCGTCCGAGGCGATTCAGATGGCCA encodes the following:
- a CDS encoding cytochrome; this translates as MRKIIIGVMGPGERAREDHVRNAFELGRLIAQEGWVTLTGGRNAGVMEAASLGAKEAGGLTLGILPTRDRNLISVAVDIPIITDMGSARNNINALTSDLIIACGLGTGTASEVALALKANTPVILLTENEEGKRFFKALKPKLVFIAKEPSEAIQMAKEILSP
- a CDS encoding glutathione peroxidase; its protein translation is MAASVHEFKARAITGEEIPLDRYKGKALLIVNTASACGYTPQYAGLEALHKKYQDRGFAVLGFPCNQFGKQEPGSEAEIQAFCKKNYGVTFPMFAKVDVNGDQAHPLFDYLKKALPGLLGTEPIKWNFTKFLIDKGGKPIERFAPATKPESIEKEVERLL